A genomic window from Chelonoidis abingdonii isolate Lonesome George chromosome 26, CheloAbing_2.0, whole genome shotgun sequence includes:
- the OS9 gene encoding protein OS-9 has translation MRSRRRPVAGGQSKPEDVVIVSSKYKQKYECRLPSAAVRIHQDAEEQPQSYHGLGISDLLRPMEAAPCLVKTKDWWTYEFCYGKHIQQYHVEESEIKGDILYLGYYQSAFDWDNETAKASKQHRLKRYHSQTYGNGSRCDLSGQPREAEVRFLCEEGSGDYIARVDEPQSCSYVLTIHTTRICHHPFLRPPSMATPQAIRCHPALSPAQYVDYVQAQVFDTKRKVEEISEELKTLDTRLWNQRDPNPATQRPEGVDPAHPLHEEQEADAAPGETSTPGPGDDTDFGDRALGAGGLPDPTKEDEAVVKPADDHLADFQQKIHFKVIRSPGDLVQFIEALKESTKKGKEKVSESVKSQEAPRAKEALAAGSERPEEDDDEDDDDLLGKFEEELEDILLPSSERAKLKEEVKTEMEKQFDNIIDEVEDELETEGLKGEFDRNHASKSLASTLNKLMDKLDGGKAAEKGGEEEEEEGEGDSARSSVNHLDKQAAEADSDGRVKVRVTRIKPGSPLQKELRVREMGSENPQLRHIENVVKDLLEREGLKAEGKIEIKIVTTGGFGDEDDTHWLSDEDTKNLKDIFFNILIQGTEEAHKERRRQQELEDNYRFVWGQRQEEAPAAGGTDSEELDF, from the exons ATGAGATCGCGCCGCCGACCCGTGGCTGGCGGGCAG AGCAAGCCAGAGGACGTGGTGATCGTCTCGTCCAAGTACAAGCAGAAATACGAGTGCCGCCTGCCCTCCGCCGCCGTGAGGATCCACCAGGATGCCGAGGAGCAGCCGCAGAGTTACCATGGGCTGGGGATCTCGGATCTGCTGAGGCCGATGGAGGCTGCTCCCTGCCTCGTAAAA ACCAAGGACTGGTGGACGTACGAGTTCTGCTACGGGAAACACATCCAGCAGTACCACGTTGAAG AGTCGGAGATTAAAGGAGACATCCTGTACCTCGGGTATTATCAGTCGGCGTTCGACTGGGACAACGAGACAGCAAAG GCTTCGAAACAACACAGGCTCAAACGCTACCACAGCCAGACCTACGGCAATGGCTCCAGGTGTGACCTGagcgggcagcccagggaggctgaagtCAGG TTCCTGTGTGAAGAGGGCTCTGGTGATTACATCGCCCGGGTGGATGAGCCGCAGTCCTGCTCCTACGTCCTGACCATCCACACGACCCGCATCTGCCACCACCCCTTCCTGCGCCCGCCCTCCATGGCCACCCCCCAGGCCATCcgctgccacccagccctgagcccggcCCAATACGTGGACTACGTCCAAGCCCAAGTGT TCGACACCAAGCGCAAGGTGGAAGAGATCTCCGAGGAGCTGAAGACCCTGGACACGAGGCTGTGGAACCAGCGAGATCCCAACCCTGCCACCCAGCGCCCGGAAGGTGTGGACCCAGCCCACCCCCTCCACGAGGAACAGGAAGCGGACG CCGCTCCCGGGGAAACCTCCACACCTGGCCCAGGGGATGACACCGACTTCGGGGATAGAGCACTCGGAGCAGGCGGGCTGCCGGACCCCACCAAG GAGGACGAGGCAGTTGTGAAGCCAGCAGATGATCACCTGGCTG ATTTCCAGCAAAAAATCCACTTCAAAGTGATCCGGAGCCCAGGGGATCTAGTCCAATTTATCGAGGCGCTGAAGGAAAGCACCAAGAAG GGGAAAGAGAAGGTGAGTGAGTCGGTGAAGAGCCAGGAGGCCCCGAGGGCCAAGGAGGCTCTGGCCGCCGGGAGCGAGCGCCCAGAGGAGGACGACGACGAGGACGACGATGACCTCCTGGGGAAGTttgaggaggagctggaggacaTCCTGCTGCCCAGCTCGGAGCGGGCCAAGCTGAAGGAGGAGGTGAAAACAGAAATGGAGAAGCAGTTCGACAACATTATTGACGAG GTGGAGGATGAGCTGGAGACAGAGGGCCTGAAGGGCGAGTTTGATCGGAACCACGCTTCTAAGTCGCTGGCTTCCACCCTCAACAAACTGATGGACAAGCTGGATGGCGGCAAAGCGGCCGAGAaaggcggggaggaggaggaagaggagggcgaGGGAGACTCGGCCAGGAGCAGCGTGAATCACTTGGATAAGCAAGCAGCTG AGGCCGACTCGGACGGGCGTGTGAAGGTCAGGGTCACTAGGATAAAGCCAGGCAGCCCCCTGCAGAAGGAGCTGAGGGTGAGAGAGATGGGCAGCGAGAACCCGCAGCTGCGACACATTGAGAATGTGGTTAAGGACCTGCTGGAGAGAGAGGGCCTGAAAGCGGAAG GTAAAATCGAGATCAAAATCGTGACGACGGGGGGCTTCGGGGATGAGGACGATACCCACTGGCTGTCAGACGAGGACACCAAGAACCTCAAAGACATTTTCTTCAATATCCTG ATCCAGGGCACGGAGGAAGCTCACAAGGAGCGGAGGCGGCAGCAAGAGCTGGAGGACAACTACCGCTTTGTGTGGGGGCAGCGGCAGGAGGAGGCGCCAGCGGCCGGCGGCACCGACTCGGAGGAGCTGGATTTCTGA